From the genome of bacterium, one region includes:
- a CDS encoding LamG domain-containing protein: MNKRQLTITAAVVSLLLAAAGAWSAEAAPQPWQQLYAGEEATGPNVIGLWQFQPGRELQDSSGHKHDLRLRGQGRVVAMGPLGGALESFPAGTDNDKEQGASAKDGDDLSPAGAFTLEAWFMAKPEMDKAANVFLFDKKYINYVRETPEANWDYCLYMPRSGENKRRLSVSLGYGKDSDFITGPEITVEPGKWLHVAYTYDGAGRSRFFLNGELIGKAIIPGRGPVTPGRHDLTIGDRFGSTHTGFPGYIAQARLSSGIVPYFTGGLMANIAGGRTAFVRMEQNVNVAVSLANDTALPLTGGRAEVVFGGVKRQISLPELAPNQDQTVPVQVDTSLRPGTYVLKVTASGVSGGRKLQVDKEIPLTIVPRALPNQMPVVMWGGGDIERLKAFGFTHELIGLVDENKVWQAGQPTEAMNPASVEQQGRLLDDLLRAGLHGAVYTYPGTWVTRDEKRKAQFNRVDRTGAVREHDNVCGNFPEVQQFCRNVGASIAQTFGQYPALNGALIHSEVRDGSDLCFHQRDKDLFRQEAGFDIPDEVMGKNGLNYRRLKDFPTNRVVKDNDRILAFYSWFWKNGDGWNVLHSEVHRGLKSTGRQDLWTFFDPAVRVPDLWGSGGDVDIVSQWTYSYPDPIKIGEATDELFAMAEGKPGQQVMKMTQIIWYRTGTAPKLPEDESQRAAWEKEKPEAPFITIAPDHMREAFWSKISRPIRGIMYHGWGSLVETGTTNKGYVFTNPETQQVLTNLTHSVVQPLGPTLLQVPDRPTDVAMLESFASQMFAGRGSYGWSGSWEADMHLMLQWAHLQPKILFDETVVRDGLDAFKVLVMPNCDVLTESVVAKIKAFQKRGGLVVADENLCPAILPDIVIPTYKRTGKADEDKAKLQEMAAGLRRELDPFYTRYTDSPNADIVLRCRQYRGSDYLFALNDKRTYGHYVGHHGKVMEQGLPNTATVSVRRPGTFVYDLVAHRAVATKPHAAGAQFDLTLGPGDGRVFLLTSQKLAAVQLKAPAKARRGGAVDVAVTVADAKGAPVAAVVPVKVDILDAKGQPAEFSGYYGAKDGKLALRLALAANDAPGTWTIRATELASGLSRTQKLVVTP, from the coding sequence CTGTCGCCGGCGGGCGCCTTCACCCTCGAGGCCTGGTTCATGGCCAAGCCCGAGATGGACAAGGCCGCCAACGTCTTCCTGTTCGACAAGAAGTACATCAACTACGTCCGGGAGACTCCCGAGGCCAATTGGGACTACTGCCTCTACATGCCACGCTCCGGTGAGAACAAGCGCCGCCTGTCCGTCTCGCTAGGGTATGGCAAGGACTCGGACTTCATCACCGGTCCGGAGATCACCGTCGAGCCGGGCAAGTGGCTGCATGTCGCCTATACCTACGATGGCGCCGGGCGCTCGCGCTTCTTCCTCAACGGGGAGCTGATCGGCAAGGCGATCATCCCGGGCCGCGGCCCCGTCACACCGGGTCGCCACGACCTGACCATCGGTGACCGCTTCGGCAGCACCCACACCGGGTTCCCCGGCTACATCGCCCAGGCGCGACTATCGAGCGGGATCGTGCCGTACTTCACCGGCGGGCTGATGGCCAACATAGCCGGGGGGCGCACGGCCTTCGTGCGCATGGAGCAGAACGTGAACGTGGCGGTCAGCCTGGCCAACGACACGGCTCTGCCGCTGACCGGCGGGCGCGCCGAGGTCGTCTTCGGCGGCGTGAAGCGGCAGATCAGCCTGCCGGAGCTGGCCCCCAACCAGGACCAGACCGTGCCGGTGCAGGTGGATACGAGCCTGCGGCCGGGGACGTACGTGCTCAAGGTGACGGCGTCGGGGGTCAGCGGCGGCCGCAAGCTGCAGGTGGACAAGGAGATCCCGCTGACCATCGTCCCGCGCGCGCTGCCCAATCAGATGCCGGTAGTGATGTGGGGTGGGGGCGACATCGAGCGTCTCAAGGCCTTCGGCTTCACGCACGAACTCATCGGCCTGGTGGACGAAAACAAGGTCTGGCAGGCGGGACAGCCGACAGAGGCCATGAACCCCGCGTCGGTCGAGCAGCAGGGCCGGCTCCTGGACGACCTCCTGCGCGCCGGGCTGCACGGGGCCGTCTACACCTATCCGGGCACGTGGGTGACCCGCGACGAGAAGCGCAAGGCGCAGTTCAACCGCGTGGACCGCACCGGGGCGGTGCGGGAGCATGACAACGTGTGCGGCAACTTCCCGGAGGTCCAGCAGTTCTGCCGCAACGTCGGCGCTTCCATCGCCCAGACCTTCGGCCAGTACCCGGCGCTCAACGGGGCTCTGATCCACTCCGAGGTGCGCGACGGCTCCGACCTGTGCTTCCACCAGCGGGACAAGGACCTGTTCCGCCAGGAGGCCGGGTTCGACATCCCCGATGAGGTCATGGGCAAGAACGGCCTGAACTATCGGCGTCTCAAGGACTTCCCCACCAACCGCGTGGTCAAGGACAACGACCGCATTCTGGCGTTCTACAGTTGGTTCTGGAAGAACGGCGACGGCTGGAATGTGCTGCACTCGGAGGTCCACCGGGGCCTGAAGTCCACCGGACGCCAGGACCTCTGGACGTTCTTCGACCCGGCGGTGCGCGTGCCCGACCTCTGGGGCAGCGGCGGGGATGTGGACATCGTCTCCCAGTGGACCTACTCGTACCCCGACCCCATCAAGATCGGCGAGGCCACCGACGAGCTGTTCGCCATGGCCGAGGGCAAGCCGGGGCAGCAAGTGATGAAGATGACGCAGATCATCTGGTACCGCACCGGCACGGCGCCCAAGCTGCCCGAGGATGAGTCCCAGCGCGCGGCGTGGGAGAAGGAGAAGCCGGAGGCGCCCTTCATCACCATCGCTCCCGACCACATGCGCGAGGCCTTCTGGTCCAAGATCTCCCGGCCCATCCGCGGCATCATGTACCACGGCTGGGGCTCGCTCGTGGAGACCGGCACCACCAACAAGGGGTATGTCTTCACCAACCCGGAGACGCAGCAGGTGCTGACCAACCTCACCCACAGCGTCGTGCAGCCCCTGGGGCCGACGCTGCTGCAAGTCCCCGACCGCCCCACCGATGTGGCGATGCTCGAGAGCTTCGCCTCGCAGATGTTTGCCGGGCGCGGCAGCTACGGCTGGAGCGGGTCGTGGGAAGCCGACATGCACCTGATGCTCCAGTGGGCGCACCTGCAGCCCAAGATCCTCTTCGACGAGACCGTGGTGCGCGACGGCCTGGACGCCTTCAAGGTCCTCGTCATGCCCAACTGCGACGTGCTCACCGAGAGCGTCGTCGCCAAGATCAAGGCCTTCCAGAAGCGCGGTGGCCTGGTCGTGGCCGACGAGAACCTCTGCCCGGCCATCCTGCCCGACATCGTCATCCCCACGTACAAGCGCACGGGGAAGGCGGACGAGGACAAGGCGAAGCTGCAGGAGATGGCCGCGGGGTTGCGCCGGGAGCTCGATCCCTTCTACACCCGCTACACCGACTCGCCGAATGCCGACATCGTGCTGCGCTGCCGCCAGTACCGCGGCAGCGACTACCTGTTTGCGCTCAATGACAAGCGCACCTACGGCCACTACGTCGGCCACCACGGGAAAGTCATGGAGCAGGGCCTGCCCAACACGGCCACTGTGTCGGTGCGGCGGCCGGGGACGTTCGTCTACGATCTCGTCGCCCACCGGGCCGTGGCCACGAAGCCGCATGCAGCCGGCGCGCAGTTCGACCTGACGCTCGGCCCCGGCGACGGCCGGGTCTTCCTGCTCACCAGCCAGAAGCTCGCGGCGGTGCAGCTCAAGGCCCCGGCGAAGGCAAGGCGCGGCGGTGCGGTGGATGTGGCCGTCACCGTCGCGGACGCCAAGGGCGCGCCCGTGGCCGCCGTGGTGCCGGTCAAGGTGGACATCCTGGACGCCAAGGGGCAGCCCGCGGAGTTCAGCGGCTACTACGGCGCCAAGGATGGGAAGCTGGCCCTGCGGCTGGCGCTGGCGGCGAACGACGCGCCGGGGACGTGGACGATCAGGGCGACGGAGTTGGCCTCGGGGCTGAGCCGGACGCAGAAGCTGGTCGTCACGCCGTAA
- a CDS encoding PQQ-binding-like beta-propeller repeat protein, with amino-acid sequence MKAPTRLAVLMLLLVAISASWAEDWPTYQHDMARSGVSGEQLAMPLSRQWLHQPSAPPKAAWADPQPVAVEGVVEPPKVKFDDAFYTTSAAGLVFYGSSTQNYVCALDATTGQVRWRVIVDGPVRLAPVYDQGRLYFGSDDGYLYCVGAADGKLVWKRLVGATTERLLGHGRMISLWPVRTGLVVDGGIVYYTAGIFPGERVYIGAARAADGSTVWSNETVDDQLGGTGNVSPQGYLLASKTTLYVPSGRSLPAAFNRADGKFMFQRGDGRWNYGVVGGCYALLADDKLYGGTGQIIGYEQSTGAQGFAWFPGKRLLVTSDTSYMLNDSGITALDRVKYPEASRRLVNCKFRRTSLSQVRPRPADYQQKLDAINADEKQAQADVEACTRFRFERQKLESMIVAGDTVFAGGENEVLAISAKSGQQLWSAPLQGVVRGLAVADKRLLASTDGGAIVCFATGAAGAPSPSGGVQAPAPQAFPRDAMTSVFEKAADSILKLSGVKRGYCLVLGSRTGRLACELAKRSDLTIYGVDSDPARVVAAREALLAAGLYGTRVTVDHWPAGPLPYADYCANLIVSEETLTTGALPTSQADIIRHLKPCGGVLCLGQGGKPTVTRAALAGCISGDEMGKPAVSDKGGLWAAWTRGTLPGAGQWTHQYGDPGNTASSTDTALKCPLGVLWYGEPGPNKVPSRHLGNAAPLTINGRVYLQGINRIMCFDAYNGLPYWEREVPGAYRVGMVYEAGNIACDDQSIFVATGKQCVRLSAQTGETMRTYDLPPTTGEGEPKWAWIAVVGDTLYGSVSRKGQESDTIFALDAGKGKIRWTFTGTHIRNNTICLSEGRMFFADATVTPAQRVEALQAKIQEIMEKGKISAAEAEKQVTSADVRLVTALDAATGKRLWQRPVDLTDCGPHVLIAIATRGVVVFCGAHSDGHYWPQFLAGEYGARRATVLSAQDGSLLWTKAIGYRIRPLVVGDELIAEPWSFDLKTGQQKMRTHPLTGLDSPWQFERPGHHCGCIAGSPNGLYFRSWTLGYYDRLRDNGTQHFGGQRPGCWINMIPANGLLVMPEASSGCICLISIHCTTVFKPRETDRAWGTFSTPGECLPVKQVAFNLGAPGDRRAPDGTLWLGFPRPYGRMAVTLKPTVSYVKDGGTFGAAADTATFSGTDLPWVYASGCRGLSTMAVPLVGPLDGPADYTVRLGFVETDNTAPGQRVFDIKLQGQTVEKGFDALAVAGKPRTVVVREFKGVRVDGDLKIELASAQKEPAPEQMPILNSVQIIRERVLHVGMAVPKLSVSDPQPEAEGKLEFSNRTDRDFAGTVKLTVPEGLTVTPASFPLQLAMNQQFSQAVKLSVGRKGAPVSGVLKAQLVRADGTIETERDASVEYLGARGRVTFYATADTYVCAGQGATNYGHSANLLVDGGSATMGDESHNTGLLKFALQIPGRPVSVKLRVHTAPSEASESGDSGRICVVDEPWDENKVTYASRPKLGAEVGKLGAVTRDAWEERVLKVDLTGKAELSLALDPTSCDGANYVSREGKLAPELVVEYEAAP; translated from the coding sequence GTGAAAGCGCCGACTCGTCTGGCCGTCCTTATGCTGCTACTGGTTGCCATCTCCGCAAGTTGGGCCGAGGACTGGCCCACCTACCAGCACGACATGGCGCGCAGTGGTGTCAGCGGCGAGCAACTCGCCATGCCGCTCAGCCGGCAGTGGCTGCACCAGCCGTCCGCCCCCCCCAAGGCTGCCTGGGCCGATCCGCAGCCGGTCGCTGTCGAAGGTGTCGTCGAGCCCCCCAAGGTCAAGTTCGATGACGCCTTCTATACCACGTCTGCCGCGGGCCTGGTGTTCTATGGCTCCTCGACCCAGAACTACGTCTGCGCTCTGGATGCGACGACCGGGCAGGTGCGCTGGCGCGTCATCGTGGACGGCCCGGTACGCCTGGCGCCCGTCTACGACCAGGGCCGCCTGTACTTCGGCTCGGACGACGGCTACCTCTACTGCGTAGGCGCTGCTGACGGCAAGCTCGTGTGGAAGCGCCTGGTGGGGGCCACGACGGAGCGCTTGCTGGGCCATGGCCGTATGATCTCGCTGTGGCCGGTGCGAACGGGGCTGGTGGTGGACGGCGGCATCGTCTACTACACCGCCGGGATCTTCCCCGGCGAGCGTGTCTACATCGGCGCGGCCAGGGCCGCTGACGGCTCGACCGTGTGGAGCAATGAGACGGTGGACGACCAGCTCGGCGGCACCGGCAATGTCTCCCCCCAGGGCTACCTGCTGGCCTCGAAGACGACCCTCTATGTGCCTTCCGGGCGCAGCCTGCCGGCGGCCTTCAACCGTGCCGACGGCAAGTTCATGTTCCAGCGCGGTGACGGCCGTTGGAACTACGGTGTGGTCGGTGGCTGCTACGCGCTGCTGGCCGATGACAAGCTCTACGGGGGGACGGGGCAGATCATCGGCTACGAGCAGAGCACCGGCGCGCAGGGCTTCGCCTGGTTCCCCGGCAAGCGCCTGCTGGTGACGTCCGACACGTCCTACATGCTCAATGACTCCGGCATCACGGCTCTGGACCGCGTCAAGTACCCGGAGGCCAGTCGGCGCCTGGTCAACTGCAAGTTCCGCCGCACCAGCCTGAGCCAGGTGCGCCCGCGGCCGGCGGACTACCAGCAGAAACTCGACGCCATCAACGCCGACGAGAAGCAGGCCCAGGCCGATGTGGAGGCCTGCACGCGCTTCCGCTTCGAGCGGCAGAAGCTGGAGAGCATGATCGTTGCCGGCGACACGGTGTTCGCCGGCGGCGAGAACGAGGTCCTCGCCATCAGCGCGAAGTCGGGGCAACAGCTGTGGTCAGCGCCGCTGCAGGGCGTCGTCCGGGGACTGGCGGTGGCCGACAAGCGCCTGCTGGCGAGCACCGACGGCGGCGCGATCGTGTGCTTTGCCACCGGGGCGGCGGGGGCACCGTCGCCGAGCGGCGGGGTACAAGCCCCCGCCCCACAGGCCTTCCCTCGCGATGCCATGACCTCCGTGTTTGAGAAGGCCGCCGACAGCATCCTGAAGCTCTCGGGCGTCAAGCGCGGCTACTGTCTGGTGCTGGGCAGCCGCACCGGGCGGCTGGCGTGCGAGTTGGCGAAGCGCTCCGATCTGACGATCTATGGCGTGGACAGCGACCCGGCGCGTGTGGTTGCCGCTCGGGAGGCGCTGCTGGCCGCGGGCCTGTACGGCACCCGCGTGACCGTGGACCACTGGCCCGCCGGTCCCCTGCCGTATGCGGACTACTGCGCCAACCTGATCGTCTCCGAGGAGACACTGACCACCGGGGCACTACCGACCTCGCAGGCCGACATCATCCGGCACCTGAAGCCGTGCGGTGGCGTGCTGTGTCTGGGGCAGGGCGGCAAGCCCACTGTGACACGGGCCGCCCTGGCGGGGTGCATCAGCGGCGACGAGATGGGCAAGCCGGCAGTGAGCGACAAGGGCGGGCTGTGGGCGGCCTGGACGCGCGGGACGCTGCCCGGCGCCGGGCAGTGGACCCACCAGTACGGCGACCCGGGCAACACCGCCTCCTCCACCGACACGGCCCTCAAGTGCCCGCTGGGAGTGCTGTGGTATGGCGAACCGGGGCCGAACAAGGTCCCGTCGCGCCACCTGGGCAACGCCGCCCCGCTGACCATCAATGGCCGCGTCTACCTGCAGGGCATCAACCGCATCATGTGCTTTGATGCGTACAACGGCTTGCCGTACTGGGAACGCGAGGTGCCCGGCGCGTACCGCGTAGGCATGGTGTACGAGGCCGGCAACATCGCCTGCGACGACCAGAGCATCTTCGTGGCCACGGGCAAGCAGTGCGTGCGCCTCAGCGCCCAGACCGGCGAGACCATGCGCACCTACGACCTGCCGCCGACCACCGGTGAAGGCGAGCCCAAGTGGGCCTGGATCGCAGTTGTCGGCGATACGCTGTATGGCAGCGTCTCGCGTAAGGGGCAGGAGAGCGACACAATCTTCGCTCTCGACGCAGGCAAGGGCAAGATCCGCTGGACCTTCACCGGCACCCACATCCGCAACAACACGATCTGCCTGAGCGAGGGACGGATGTTCTTTGCTGACGCCACCGTCACCCCGGCGCAACGAGTCGAGGCGTTGCAGGCCAAGATCCAGGAGATCATGGAGAAGGGGAAGATCAGCGCCGCCGAGGCCGAGAAGCAGGTCACCAGCGCCGATGTGCGCCTGGTGACGGCCCTGGACGCCGCCACCGGCAAGCGGTTGTGGCAGCGCCCCGTGGACCTGACGGACTGCGGCCCGCATGTGCTGATCGCCATTGCCACCCGCGGGGTCGTCGTCTTCTGCGGGGCCCATTCCGACGGCCACTACTGGCCGCAGTTCCTGGCGGGTGAGTACGGCGCGCGCCGCGCCACCGTGCTGTCGGCCCAGGACGGCTCGCTGCTGTGGACCAAGGCCATTGGCTACCGCATCCGGCCGCTGGTCGTGGGTGATGAGCTGATCGCCGAGCCGTGGTCCTTCGACCTGAAGACCGGACAGCAGAAGATGCGCACCCATCCGCTGACGGGGCTGGATTCGCCCTGGCAGTTCGAGCGTCCGGGCCATCACTGCGGCTGCATCGCCGGCTCGCCCAACGGTCTGTACTTCCGCTCCTGGACGCTGGGGTACTATGACCGGCTGCGCGACAACGGCACTCAGCACTTCGGCGGCCAGCGCCCCGGCTGCTGGATCAACATGATCCCCGCCAACGGCCTGCTGGTGATGCCGGAGGCCAGTTCGGGCTGCATCTGCCTGATCTCCATCCACTGCACGACGGTCTTCAAGCCCCGCGAGACCGACCGCGCCTGGGGCACCTTCTCCACCCCCGGGGAGTGTCTGCCGGTCAAGCAGGTCGCCTTCAACCTGGGCGCCCCGGGCGACCGCCGCGCCCCCGACGGGACGCTCTGGCTCGGCTTCCCGCGCCCCTACGGGCGCATGGCGGTGACGCTCAAGCCGACGGTGAGCTACGTCAAGGACGGTGGCACCTTCGGCGCGGCGGCCGACACCGCGACCTTCAGCGGCACCGACCTGCCGTGGGTCTATGCCTCGGGCTGCCGTGGGCTCTCCACCATGGCCGTCCCGCTGGTGGGGCCGCTCGACGGGCCGGCGGACTACACCGTGCGCCTGGGCTTCGTCGAGACGGACAACACCGCCCCCGGCCAGCGCGTCTTTGACATCAAGCTGCAGGGGCAGACGGTCGAGAAGGGCTTCGACGCCCTGGCTGTCGCCGGAAAGCCCCGCACCGTCGTCGTCCGCGAGTTCAAGGGCGTGCGCGTAGATGGCGATCTGAAGATCGAGTTGGCCAGCGCCCAGAAAGAGCCGGCCCCCGAGCAGATGCCCATCCTCAACTCGGTGCAGATCATCCGCGAGCGCGTGCTCCATGTCGGCATGGCCGTGCCGAAGCTGAGCGTGTCCGACCCGCAGCCGGAGGCCGAGGGCAAGCTGGAGTTCAGCAACCGCACCGACCGCGACTTCGCGGGCACCGTGAAGCTGACCGTGCCGGAGGGTCTGACGGTCACGCCGGCCAGCTTCCCGCTGCAGCTCGCGATGAACCAGCAGTTCAGCCAGGCGGTGAAGCTGTCAGTGGGCCGCAAGGGCGCCCCGGTCTCCGGGGTACTCAAGGCCCAGTTGGTGCGGGCGGACGGGACCATCGAGACCGAGCGTGACGCGTCCGTGGAGTACCTGGGGGCGCGCGGGCGGGTCACCTTCTACGCCACCGCGGACACGTACGTGTGCGCCGGCCAGGGCGCGACCAACTACGGCCACAGCGCCAACCTGCTGGTGGATGGCGGCAGCGCCACTATGGGCGATGAGAGCCACAACACCGGGCTGCTGAAGTTCGCGCTGCAGATCCCCGGCCGGCCGGTGAGTGTCAAGCTGCGCGTCCACACCGCACCCAGCGAGGCCTCCGAGAGTGGCGACTCCGGCCGTATCTGCGTGGTGGATGAGCCGTGGGACGAGAACAAGGTGACGTACGCGAGCCGGCCCAAGCTGGGCGCCGAGGTGGGGAAGCTGGGAGCAGTGACCCGCGACGCCTGGGAGGAGCGCGTGCTGAAGGTGGACCTGACGGGCAAGGCCGAGCTGAGCCTGGCGCTCGACCCCACGAGCTGTGATGGCGCCAACTACGTCAGCCGCGAGGGCAAGCTGGCGCCGGAACTGGTGGTGGAGTATGAGGCTGCGCCGTAG
- a CDS encoding tetratricopeptide repeat protein, protein MRLRRSDLARWGACGVCWLLATVVLAESAADLCRAGAALYAKGDLPGAAARFRQALTQEPRNDQAHVGLGVVLYAQQKPTDAILHFRTAIGLNPRNVSAHINLGSALVDQNRLKEAVQVCRTAVRLNGKSAGAHYNLGRAYARQKQTQGALKEYGLALQLNPSLAPAWLSLGTLHANVTKNRKEAARCFRRYLQLVPNPPECTCWIKAYLQRYGQ, encoded by the coding sequence ATGAGGCTGCGCCGTAGCGACCTGGCCCGGTGGGGGGCCTGCGGTGTCTGCTGGCTGCTGGCAACCGTGGTGCTGGCCGAGTCCGCCGCCGACCTGTGCCGGGCGGGCGCCGCGCTCTATGCAAAGGGCGACCTGCCCGGCGCGGCCGCCAGGTTCCGTCAGGCCCTCACGCAGGAGCCACGCAACGACCAGGCACACGTCGGGCTGGGGGTCGTGCTGTACGCCCAGCAGAAGCCGACGGACGCCATCCTGCACTTCCGCACGGCTATCGGCCTGAACCCCCGCAACGTCAGCGCGCACATCAACCTGGGCTCGGCCCTGGTGGACCAGAACCGGCTCAAAGAGGCGGTGCAGGTCTGCCGGACGGCAGTGCGTCTGAACGGGAAGTCGGCCGGGGCGCACTACAATCTGGGCCGCGCCTACGCCCGCCAGAAGCAGACGCAGGGGGCGCTGAAGGAGTACGGCCTCGCGCTGCAGCTCAACCCGTCGCTGGCCCCCGCGTGGCTATCGCTGGGGACGCTGCACGCGAATGTGACGAAGAACCGCAAAGAAGCGGCGCGGTGCTTCCGGCGCTATCTGCAGCTCGTGCCGAACCCGCCGGAGTGCACCTGCTGGATCAAGGCGTACCTGCAACGCTACGGCCAGTAG